The following coding sequences are from one uncultured Cohaesibacter sp. window:
- a CDS encoding DUF4164 family protein: MSDKTRVDAAWTRLDAAIDALEQSINKRQTKDLSVKALQDDLKRMAEERSELTGSLEKEKSRAQKLAGANEEVSRRLGAAMESVRAVLERHGG, encoded by the coding sequence ATGAGTGATAAGACGCGTGTGGATGCTGCTTGGACAAGGCTTGATGCGGCAATTGATGCTCTTGAGCAGTCCATCAACAAGCGGCAGACAAAAGATCTTTCTGTAAAGGCTTTGCAGGATGATCTGAAGCGCATGGCAGAGGAAAGATCTGAACTGACCGGTTCGCTTGAGAAAGAAAAATCTCGGGCGCAGAAGTTGGCGGGAGCCAATGAAGAAGTGTCTCGCCGGTTGGGGGCTGCGATGGAGTCAGTTCGGGCTGTGCTGGAGCGGCATGGTGGGTGA
- the zapA gene encoding cell division protein ZapA, translated as MVQVNVSINGRAYRMACEDGQEEHLLALSRRFDELIVQLKENFGEIGDQRLTVMAGIMAMDLLAEADGKVKGLSDEISTLREARSAVLEKSEGDQEELALRIDKAAEQLERLSKALLES; from the coding sequence ATGGTTCAAGTCAATGTCAGCATTAACGGGCGCGCTTATCGCATGGCCTGTGAAGATGGTCAGGAAGAACATTTGCTGGCATTGTCGCGACGATTCGACGAATTGATCGTGCAATTGAAAGAAAATTTCGGCGAAATTGGTGATCAACGCCTTACGGTGATGGCCGGAATAATGGCGATGGATCTGCTCGCTGAAGCCGATGGCAAGGTCAAGGGCCTGAGTGACGAGATCTCTACCTTGCGGGAAGCCCGCTCTGCGGTTCTGGAAAAATCCGAAGGGGATCAGGAGGAGCTTGCTCTCAGAATCGACAAGGCCGCCGAGCAATTGGAAAGGTTGTCGAAAGCTCTTCTCGAAAGTTGA
- a CDS encoding 5-formyltetrahydrofolate cyclo-ligase gives MDDLVTRDLKRDARRNMRALRNSLSSEEHADASRRICENLIRYLDLKELPNIHCIGLFSPVKSEVNVSLLEEPLRNRGLDLALPVTVGATGMVFRRWEKGAPLSDAGFGTVGPVRGAHEVFPDCLLMPLLAFDTQCNRLGYGAGHFDRYISERIIQNSRPHLVGLAFALQQLDKIPVGEYDLPLDVILTEKEIVMPA, from the coding sequence ATGGATGACCTTGTTACAAGAGACCTGAAGCGAGATGCGCGTCGCAATATGCGTGCTCTGAGAAATTCCCTTTCGTCAGAGGAACATGCTGACGCAAGTCGTAGAATTTGTGAAAATCTCATCAGGTATCTGGACTTGAAGGAACTGCCCAATATTCACTGTATCGGGCTGTTTTCTCCGGTTAAGTCCGAGGTTAATGTTTCCCTGCTCGAAGAGCCGTTGCGAAACCGAGGGCTCGATCTTGCTCTGCCCGTGACTGTCGGGGCGACTGGTATGGTGTTTCGCCGCTGGGAAAAGGGAGCTCCTTTGTCTGATGCCGGATTTGGAACTGTGGGGCCGGTGCGCGGGGCTCATGAGGTCTTTCCGGATTGCCTCTTGATGCCGCTCCTGGCATTTGACACCCAATGCAATCGGCTCGGTTATGGGGCTGGTCATTTCGATCGCTATATCTCGGAGCGCATCATACAGAATTCCCGTCCTCATCTTGTTGGCCTAGCTTTCGCCTTGCAGCAACTGGACAAGATACCTGTTGGAGAGTATGACCTTCCGCTAGATGTAATTTTGACAGAAAAAGAAATCGTTATGCCAGCTTGA
- a CDS encoding TIGR00282 family metallophosphoesterase, whose translation MRLLFIGDIVGRAGRAIVEDKLPGLIEQYELDFVVINGENSAGGFGITETILQNLVDAGADVVTTGNHVWDQRDAMVYCDRQPAFLRPINFPAGVPGKGANLYHARNGASVLVMNAMGRVYMDALDCPFHAVEKELAACPLGEFADVIILDFHAEATSEKQAMGYFLDGRVSMVVGTHTHTPTSDHRILPAGTAYLTDAGMCGDYDSVLGMDKEEPIHRFLRKVSSSRYTPALGEATLCGFAVDTDDRTGLALAAEPVRIGGHLSRHIPSFWEK comes from the coding sequence ATGCGACTGCTGTTTATTGGAGATATTGTTGGACGGGCCGGGCGGGCCATTGTTGAAGACAAGTTACCTGGGTTGATCGAGCAATATGAGCTCGATTTCGTCGTTATTAACGGCGAGAATTCTGCAGGTGGTTTCGGTATTACAGAGACAATATTGCAAAATCTTGTCGATGCTGGCGCCGATGTTGTGACGACCGGCAATCATGTCTGGGATCAGCGCGATGCGATGGTCTATTGTGACCGGCAACCGGCTTTTCTGCGTCCAATCAATTTTCCGGCAGGCGTCCCCGGCAAGGGGGCCAATCTTTATCATGCTCGTAATGGCGCGTCCGTTCTGGTCATGAATGCCATGGGGCGGGTCTATATGGATGCGCTGGACTGTCCGTTTCATGCGGTGGAGAAGGAGCTTGCTGCTTGCCCTCTGGGCGAGTTTGCAGATGTGATCATTCTGGATTTCCATGCTGAGGCGACATCTGAAAAACAGGCTATGGGATATTTCCTTGATGGCCGGGTCAGCATGGTTGTTGGAACCCATACCCATACGCCTACGTCTGATCATCGCATTTTGCCTGCCGGTACAGCCTATCTGACCGACGCAGGAATGTGCGGTGATTATGATTCCGTGCTTGGCATGGACAAGGAGGAACCCATTCATCGCTTTTTGCGCAAGGTTTCCTCTTCGCGTTACACCCCCGCTCTGGGGGAAGCGACCCTGTGCGGATTTGCGGTTGATACCGATGACCGGACAGGGTTGGCTCTGGCTGCCGAACCTGTGCGGATCGGAGGGCATTTATCCCGTCATATTCCGTCTTTCTGGGAAAAATAA
- a CDS encoding YebC/PmpR family DNA-binding transcriptional regulator — protein MAGHSKFKNIMYRKGAQDAKRSKLFSKLSKEITVAAKMGGGDPDANARLRLAIQNARGQSMPKDNIDRAIKKAEAGDEGNFDEVRYEGYGPAGTAVVVEALTDNRNRTASNVRAAFTKSGGSLGETGSVAFMFDRVGELVYPAEVGDADTVLEAAIEAGADDVISDDDGHTIYTTFEDMIEVGKALEEAFGKEPESQKAIWKPQNEIDVDLEKAEKIMKLINALEDDDDVQNVYSNFTMSDEVAEALEG, from the coding sequence ATGGCAGGCCATTCAAAATTCAAGAATATCATGTATCGCAAAGGTGCACAGGACGCCAAGCGGTCCAAGTTGTTCTCAAAACTTTCCAAAGAAATCACTGTTGCCGCGAAGATGGGCGGAGGCGATCCTGACGCGAACGCTCGCTTGCGTCTGGCTATCCAGAACGCGCGTGGCCAGTCAATGCCGAAAGACAACATTGATCGTGCTATCAAGAAGGCTGAGGCTGGTGATGAAGGCAACTTTGATGAAGTTCGGTACGAAGGTTATGGTCCAGCTGGTACAGCCGTTGTTGTCGAAGCGCTGACTGATAACCGCAACCGTACTGCGTCCAACGTGCGTGCCGCTTTCACCAAAAGCGGTGGGTCTCTTGGGGAGACCGGCTCTGTTGCCTTCATGTTTGATCGCGTGGGCGAGTTGGTTTATCCGGCAGAAGTTGGCGACGCTGATACCGTTCTGGAAGCGGCTATTGAGGCTGGTGCCGATGACGTCATCAGCGATGACGATGGCCACACCATTTACACCACTTTTGAAGACATGATCGAAGTGGGCAAGGCTCTTGAAGAAGCCTTCGGCAAAGAGCCAGAATCCCAGAAAGCCATCTGGAAGCCACAGAATGAAATTGATGTGGATCTGGAAAAGGCCGAGAAGATCATGAAGCTTATCAACGCTCTTGAAGACGATGACGACGTGCAAAACGTTTATTCCAACTTCACCATGAGCGATGAAGTGGCCGAAGCTCTGGAAGGCTGA
- the ruvC gene encoding crossover junction endodeoxyribonuclease RuvC, giving the protein MREHPIRIVGFDPGLRKTGWGAIDVISNRLIFVGSGLITSDSKGDLSSRLLQLHNGVMGVLQKYEPQEVAVEQTFVNKDATATLKLGHARAIALLAPAQQGLPVSEYAPNAVKKTVVGVGHADKNQVQVMVKMLLPKATFDSEDAADALAIAICHAHQRKQKAYKIA; this is encoded by the coding sequence ATGAGAGAGCACCCTATCAGAATCGTTGGCTTTGACCCCGGACTGCGGAAAACCGGCTGGGGCGCAATAGATGTGATTAGCAATCGGCTGATTTTTGTCGGTTCAGGTCTGATCACGTCTGATAGCAAGGGCGACTTGTCGTCTCGATTGTTGCAACTGCATAATGGCGTCATGGGGGTTCTGCAAAAGTACGAGCCTCAGGAAGTCGCAGTTGAACAGACTTTCGTGAACAAGGATGCGACGGCTACCTTGAAGCTGGGGCATGCACGCGCGATTGCGCTCTTGGCGCCTGCGCAGCAAGGTTTGCCTGTTTCCGAATATGCGCCAAACGCAGTCAAGAAAACCGTTGTAGGCGTTGGGCATGCGGATAAGAATCAGGTGCAGGTGATGGTCAAGATGTTGCTGCCCAAAGCGACTTTCGATAGTGAGGATGCTGCCGATGCTCTTGCCATCGCCATTTGCCACGCGCATCAGCGCAAGCAAAAAGCCTATAAGATTGCTTAG
- the ruvA gene encoding Holliday junction branch migration protein RuvA: MIGKLKGLIDEYADGYVIVDVGGVGYEVHCSNQTLQSLPSVGGAATVLIETHVREDQIKLFGFATSLERDWFRLLTTVQGVGQKVALAILSTLKISELTSAIALQDKAMVARTPGVGPKVAQRIVSELKDKTPSLAATDGAVANLQAEIDAVGAPKAMAEAVSALTNLGYSQVQASAAVATIIKRDGEGLGTAALIRQALKELSQ, from the coding sequence ATGATTGGCAAGCTCAAGGGATTGATTGATGAATATGCCGATGGTTATGTCATCGTTGATGTCGGTGGCGTTGGCTATGAGGTTCATTGTTCCAACCAAACCCTGCAATCCCTGCCAAGTGTCGGGGGAGCGGCAACCGTGCTCATAGAAACCCACGTGCGGGAAGACCAGATCAAGCTGTTCGGCTTTGCGACGTCTCTGGAGCGGGATTGGTTCCGGTTGCTGACCACGGTTCAGGGCGTGGGGCAGAAGGTAGCGCTGGCCATTCTTTCCACGCTGAAGATTTCCGAGCTGACGTCTGCCATTGCGCTGCAAGACAAGGCCATGGTAGCGCGGACGCCGGGGGTTGGTCCCAAGGTGGCACAGCGCATTGTTTCCGAATTGAAGGACAAGACCCCAAGCCTTGCGGCAACCGATGGGGCCGTGGCCAATCTTCAGGCTGAGATCGATGCTGTCGGTGCGCCCAAAGCCATGGCTGAGGCTGTTTCAGCCCTTACCAATCTGGGCTACTCGCAGGTTCAGGCCAGCGCAGCAGTGGCTACAATTATCAAAAGAGACGGGGAGGGGCTGGGAACCGCTGCTCTCATCCGGCAGGCACTCAAGGAGCTTAGCCAATGA
- the ruvB gene encoding Holliday junction branch migration DNA helicase RuvB: MEEEKRLVSAGVREEETDRALRPQMLDDFVGQAQARANLAIFIEAARARKEALDHVLFVGPPGLGKTTLAQIVSRELGVNFKSTSGPVIAKAGDLAALLTNLEENDVLFIDEIHRLNPAVEEILYPAMEDFQLDLIIGEGPAARSVKIDLAKFTLVAATTRLGLLTTPLRDRFGIPVRLNFYTVDELEYIVTRGARLMGVSITKDGAIEIARRSRGTPRIAGRLLRRVRDVAIVQAGGEISREVADRALQMLEVDNEGLDALDRRYLTLIATSFGGGPVGVETIAAALSEPRDAIEEIIEPYLIQQGFIQRTPRGRLLAPKAFAHLGLAVPQKDTPPQMGLFAEGLDDA, translated from the coding sequence ATCGAAGAGGAAAAGCGCCTCGTTTCTGCTGGCGTGCGCGAGGAAGAAACCGACCGGGCCTTGCGGCCTCAGATGCTGGATGATTTCGTCGGTCAGGCTCAGGCGCGTGCCAATCTGGCAATCTTTATCGAAGCGGCGCGGGCGCGCAAGGAAGCGCTGGATCATGTGTTGTTTGTAGGCCCTCCCGGACTGGGCAAGACCACCCTTGCACAGATCGTCTCGCGCGAATTGGGGGTGAATTTCAAGTCTACCTCCGGTCCGGTGATCGCCAAGGCTGGCGATCTGGCGGCGCTGCTGACCAATCTTGAGGAAAACGACGTTCTCTTCATTGACGAGATCCATCGTCTCAATCCGGCTGTCGAGGAAATTCTCTACCCCGCGATGGAAGATTTTCAGCTGGATCTGATCATCGGAGAAGGGCCAGCAGCGCGTTCGGTCAAGATTGATCTGGCGAAATTTACCCTTGTTGCGGCAACGACACGGCTGGGGCTTTTGACCACACCGCTGAGAGACCGCTTCGGGATTCCCGTGCGTCTCAATTTTTATACTGTGGATGAACTGGAGTATATTGTCACACGTGGCGCGCGTCTTATGGGGGTGTCGATCACCAAAGATGGTGCGATTGAGATTGCGCGGCGCTCTCGCGGAACACCACGTATTGCTGGCAGACTTCTGCGGCGCGTGCGTGATGTTGCCATTGTTCAGGCCGGGGGCGAGATTAGCCGCGAAGTGGCAGACCGGGCGTTGCAGATGCTCGAAGTTGACAATGAGGGCCTTGACGCCCTAGACAGACGTTATCTGACCTTGATCGCAACCTCCTTTGGTGGCGGGCCGGTTGGAGTAGAGACCATAGCCGCTGCGCTCTCGGAACCTCGGGACGCAATTGAAGAGATAATAGAGCCTTATCTGATCCAACAAGGTTTCATCCAGCGCACCCCGCGCGGACGCCTGTTGGCACCCAAGGCTTTTGCCCATCTTGGGTTGGCTGTGCCTCAGAAAGACACTCCTCCACAAATGGGCCTGTTTGCTGAAGGACTTGATGATGCCTGA
- the ybgC gene encoding tol-pal system-associated acyl-CoA thioesterase has product MPEHRNEGDWPDLAGRLTDFGHQQMIRVYYEDTDFSGIVYHASYLRFIERGRSDYIRLLGVQHSALDSGEEGERLALAVRHMDINYIRSAHIDDILNVETRVGEVRGARLILDQKILRGDELLFTARVTVVAVNREGKPRRLPEQMRNVLAVKN; this is encoded by the coding sequence ATGCCTGAGCATCGCAATGAAGGCGACTGGCCAGATCTTGCCGGTCGATTGACAGACTTTGGACACCAACAGATGATCCGGGTCTATTACGAAGACACTGATTTTTCCGGAATTGTCTACCACGCTTCCTATTTGCGTTTTATCGAACGGGGGCGTTCCGATTATATACGGCTGCTTGGTGTGCAGCATAGCGCGCTTGATAGTGGAGAAGAAGGCGAACGCCTCGCTCTGGCTGTTCGCCATATGGACATCAACTATATTCGTTCGGCCCATATAGACGATATTTTGAATGTTGAAACCCGGGTTGGCGAAGTTAGGGGAGCGCGGCTTATTCTGGATCAGAAGATCTTGCGCGGAGACGAGCTTCTCTTTACCGCACGGGTTACGGTCGTAGCTGTCAATAGAGAGGGGAAACCGCGTCGGTTGCCCGAACAAATGCGCAATGTTTTGGCCGTCAAAAATTAG
- the tolQ gene encoding protein TolQ, with the protein MPNEVVQTALASASTDVSLITLFLQAHIVVKVVMLGLMAASVWSWAIIIDKSLLYTRTKRQMDRFEKVFWSGQSLEELYQTLSGRSNYAMAALFVAAMREWKRSFEGNARSVAGLPARLEKVLDVTLSREVDRLERRLLFLATVGSAAPFVGLFGTVWGIMSSFQGIAASKNTSLAVVAPGIAEALFATAIGLVAAIPAVIAYNKLASIASQHAMRLEGFADEFTAILSRLMDERG; encoded by the coding sequence ATGCCCAACGAGGTTGTGCAAACAGCTCTGGCCAGCGCTTCCACCGATGTGTCGCTCATTACCCTGTTTTTGCAGGCACATATAGTTGTGAAAGTGGTTATGCTTGGTTTGATGGCTGCGTCGGTCTGGTCTTGGGCGATCATCATCGACAAGAGCCTGCTCTATACGCGCACCAAGCGCCAGATGGACCGCTTCGAGAAGGTCTTCTGGTCTGGGCAATCACTGGAAGAGCTCTATCAAACCCTTTCAGGTCGCTCCAATTACGCCATGGCTGCCTTGTTCGTTGCTGCAATGCGCGAATGGAAACGCAGCTTTGAGGGGAATGCCAGATCTGTTGCCGGTTTGCCTGCGCGTCTGGAAAAGGTGCTTGATGTGACCTTGTCGCGGGAAGTCGACCGGCTGGAGCGCCGCTTGTTGTTCCTTGCCACTGTCGGTTCTGCTGCTCCATTCGTTGGTCTGTTCGGCACCGTATGGGGCATCATGAGTTCGTTTCAGGGGATCGCTGCTTCAAAAAATACCTCGTTGGCTGTTGTCGCTCCAGGTATCGCAGAAGCTCTGTTCGCAACGGCCATCGGGCTGGTTGCGGCGATTCCTGCTGTTATTGCCTATAACAAGCTGGCTTCCATTGCGTCTCAACATGCGATGCGTCTTGAGGGTTTTGCCGATGAATTTACAGCAATTCTTTCTCGTCTGATGGACGAAAGGGGTTAA
- the tolR gene encoding protein TolR, giving the protein MAMGSMGSPGGSRRRGARRAMRHRPIAEINVTPMVDVMLVLLIIFMVSAPMMTVGVPLDLPESTAKPLSSQTQPLTLSIRKDGSIYLQDQQVEFDNLVQTLLGVAKNGYEERIFVRGDKDVDYGSIMKVMGAMNRAGFKKIGLVSTEELQ; this is encoded by the coding sequence ATGGCTATGGGCTCAATGGGATCTCCGGGCGGTTCGCGCAGACGGGGGGCGCGCAGAGCTATGCGCCACAGGCCGATTGCCGAGATTAACGTGACGCCGATGGTTGACGTCATGCTGGTTCTTTTGATCATTTTTATGGTCTCGGCGCCCATGATGACCGTGGGTGTTCCTCTTGATCTGCCTGAAAGCACGGCAAAGCCGCTTTCCAGTCAAACCCAGCCGTTGACACTTTCGATCCGCAAGGACGGCAGCATTTATTTGCAGGACCAACAGGTCGAGTTCGACAATTTGGTTCAGACCCTTCTTGGGGTCGCGAAGAATGGCTATGAAGAGCGCATCTTCGTGCGTGGTGATAAGGATGTCGACTACGGCTCCATCATGAAAGTGATGGGAGCGATGAATCGTGCCGGTTTCAAAAAGATCGGGCTGGTTAGCACCGAGGAGCTTCAATAA
- a CDS encoding cell envelope biogenesis protein TolA, with translation MKDVGLIVSSVGHAALLGWVLFSLPSPGAHDVSDLEILPIELVSVADVTDVVKGEATAKVKKAPQKATKKAEKPQEKKPEPAPKVEPKPKEAAPKKQAEPQAPKVEPKPEPAPKPEPVQKPEPAPKQEPVQKPEPEPAPAPKPDPAPVTEPAPEATPEPEKPKEAAPKPIAALPQIKPKIRPQPTKPVEQKRDFDVDALKALANQADTATPVESGTQDQDASFGSRNGKDAAAMTQSELDALRAQVAQCWSPPIGAADASQLVVKIEFGLDRDGNISSGPEPFEYPASQFGVAAVESAMRAVRRCAPYTLPADKYDAWRRVRITFDPKDMF, from the coding sequence TTGAAGGATGTCGGTCTCATTGTTTCAAGCGTTGGTCATGCTGCTCTGTTGGGGTGGGTGCTATTCAGCTTGCCGTCACCGGGCGCGCATGACGTAAGCGATCTGGAGATCTTGCCGATTGAGCTGGTCTCCGTTGCTGATGTGACTGATGTGGTCAAGGGCGAGGCGACAGCCAAAGTCAAGAAGGCACCTCAAAAGGCAACAAAGAAGGCTGAGAAACCGCAAGAGAAAAAGCCGGAGCCCGCTCCGAAAGTTGAGCCCAAGCCCAAGGAAGCTGCTCCGAAAAAGCAGGCAGAACCTCAAGCGCCCAAAGTGGAGCCAAAGCCGGAGCCTGCTCCAAAGCCGGAACCTGTTCAAAAGCCAGAACCGGCTCCGAAACAAGAGCCTGTTCAAAAACCTGAACCTGAGCCCGCTCCAGCGCCAAAACCGGACCCGGCCCCAGTGACCGAGCCTGCGCCAGAGGCAACTCCTGAGCCGGAGAAACCAAAGGAAGCTGCGCCAAAGCCGATTGCGGCTCTGCCACAAATCAAACCAAAGATTCGCCCTCAGCCAACTAAACCGGTTGAGCAGAAGAGAGATTTTGATGTGGACGCCCTCAAGGCCCTTGCCAACCAGGCTGACACGGCAACGCCTGTGGAAAGTGGAACTCAGGATCAGGATGCGTCGTTTGGTTCTCGTAACGGCAAGGATGCCGCGGCCATGACGCAGAGCGAGCTTGATGCCTTGCGGGCGCAGGTTGCTCAATGCTGGTCGCCGCCAATTGGCGCCGCAGATGCATCGCAGTTGGTGGTAAAAATTGAATTTGGTCTTGATCGCGATGGCAATATCTCCTCGGGGCCAGAACCTTTTGAATATCCGGCAAGTCAGTTCGGCGTGGCTGCCGTTGAAAGTGCAATGCGAGCAGTGCGGCGATGTGCGCCATATACGTTGCCTGCAGATAAATATGACGCTTGGCGCCGTGTCAGGATCACGTTTGATCCGAAAGATATGTTCTAG
- the tolB gene encoding Tol-Pal system beta propeller repeat protein TolB: protein MVRPSFALIEIDITRGNIQPMPIAITDFDGVEQGVEISKVVEADLRRSGLFSPLDRTTYLQKNLSSSTVPSFPNWTVINAQALVTGTVTQESDGRLKAEFRLWDVFAGKQMTGQQFFTTPQNWRRIAHIISDAIYERLTGEKGYFDTRIVFVDETGPKDGRVKRLAIMDQDGANVRYLTDGHDLVLTPRFSPTKQEITYMALENGEPRAYLLNIETGRRSVVGQFPGMSFSSRFSPDGQSIVLSLQQGGDANIYRMDLRNGKIMRLTNSASIDTSPSFSPDGRFITFESDRGGKQQIYVMGSDGSNVQRISFGEGSYSTPVWSPRGDLIAFTKRYKGEFQIGVMQADGSRERILVSGFHNEGPTWAPNGRVLMFFSESAGANGGPKLYSIDLTGQNKFQIPTPDFASDPAWSPLID, encoded by the coding sequence ATGGTTCGACCCAGCTTCGCGCTGATCGAAATTGACATCACGCGCGGCAATATTCAGCCGATGCCCATCGCCATTACCGATTTTGACGGTGTTGAGCAAGGCGTCGAAATTTCCAAAGTGGTTGAGGCAGATTTGCGACGCTCCGGTTTGTTCTCGCCGCTGGACAGGACGACATATCTCCAGAAAAACCTTTCCTCTTCAACCGTTCCGTCTTTCCCCAACTGGACTGTCATCAATGCTCAGGCACTGGTGACCGGTACGGTTACACAAGAATCTGATGGACGATTGAAAGCCGAGTTCCGCTTGTGGGATGTCTTTGCCGGAAAGCAGATGACGGGGCAGCAGTTTTTTACGACACCCCAGAATTGGCGGCGCATTGCGCATATCATTTCCGATGCCATTTATGAGCGCCTCACCGGTGAAAAGGGCTATTTCGACACCCGGATCGTGTTTGTCGACGAGACCGGCCCGAAAGACGGACGCGTCAAGCGTCTGGCAATCATGGATCAGGATGGGGCCAACGTACGCTACCTGACCGATGGTCATGATCTTGTTCTGACGCCGCGTTTCTCTCCGACCAAGCAGGAAATTACCTATATGGCTCTGGAGAATGGTGAGCCGCGTGCCTACTTGCTGAATATCGAGACCGGGCGTCGCTCTGTTGTTGGGCAGTTTCCGGGAATGAGCTTTTCTTCGCGCTTTTCCCCCGATGGCCAGAGCATCGTGCTCAGCCTGCAGCAGGGCGGTGATGCCAATATCTACCGGATGGATTTGCGCAATGGTAAAATCATGCGCTTGACCAATTCGGCATCGATTGACACCAGTCCAAGCTTCTCTCCTGATGGGCGTTTCATTACGTTTGAAAGTGACCGCGGCGGCAAGCAGCAGATCTACGTGATGGGTTCGGATGGTTCCAACGTCCAGCGCATCAGTTTTGGCGAAGGCAGCTATTCAACACCGGTTTGGTCTCCAAGAGGTGACTTGATCGCCTTTACCAAGCGGTACAAGGGGGAATTCCAGATTGGTGTGATGCAGGCGGATGGTTCCAGAGAGCGTATTCTGGTGAGCGGCTTCCATAACGAGGGCCCGACCTGGGCGCCCAATGGTCGCGTGCTTATGTTCTTCTCTGAAAGTGCTGGCGCGAACGGCGGGCCAAAACTCTATTCAATTGATCTTACCGGCCAGAACAAATTCCAGATTCCTACGCCTGATTTTGCCTCTGACCCGGCCTGGTCGCCCTTGATTGACTAG
- the pal gene encoding peptidoglycan-associated lipoprotein Pal yields MSNRAKTSIRVVFGVALLAALAACSSTPDKLGGAGLGSATPGSAQDFVVNVGDRVFFETDSSDLNYSAQATLDKQSVWLQQYPNYRIAIEGHADERGTREYNIALGARRANSVKNYLVSKGIQSNRMTTKSYGKERPVAVCNDISCWSQNRRAVTTLAN; encoded by the coding sequence ATGTCAAATCGTGCAAAAACTTCCATTCGTGTTGTATTCGGCGTCGCTCTGCTGGCTGCACTGGCGGCCTGTTCTTCGACACCAGATAAACTGGGCGGTGCTGGCTTGGGGTCGGCTACTCCGGGGTCCGCTCAGGATTTTGTAGTCAATGTGGGCGATCGCGTCTTCTTTGAAACCGATAGTTCAGACCTGAACTACTCCGCTCAGGCAACCTTGGACAAGCAGTCCGTTTGGTTGCAGCAATATCCGAATTATCGCATCGCTATTGAAGGCCATGCTGATGAACGAGGAACGCGTGAATACAACATTGCTCTCGGAGCCCGGCGCGCCAACTCGGTCAAGAATTATCTGGTTTCCAAGGGTATCCAGTCAAATCGCATGACGACCAAATCTTATGGCAAGGAACGTCCTGTTGCTGTTTGCAACGACATTTCCTGCTGGTCTCAGAACCGTCGTGCTGTAACGACGCTGGCAAACTAG